From Hymenobacter sediminicola:
TTTGCAGCTCACTCTGGTGCAATTGCAGATAATTGTTGAATTGCTTGGCGGCGCGGTCATACTGCACACGGTAGCCCACCACCTGCCCGTCGTATTGGCCGATGGTATCGAAGGTGTTCTGGACCGTAGTGCTGGGGGAGCTTGGCCCGGTTGCCGTTAGGATTCCGCGCAGCGAAGTCAGCAGCGAGTCCTGCGCCATATCATACTGGTCTATCTGGGTCGACTGCATGGTAAGCTGCTGATAGCGGCGGGCCTTGAGGCGACTGTTGGCGCGGCTGAGCTGCTGTAGCTGCTCTTTGTTGGCCGTGGGGTTGCGTTCCAGCTCACTTAGTATCTGGGCGGTAGCAACAATTTTGGCGTCGTCGCTGGCCATCATCTGGGTCCAGCGGGTGTCTACGGAGTCGCGCAGCACATCCAGTTGCGCTCTGGCAGCAGTAGCAGAAGCCGGGTCAAGGGGTTTGGGAGTACGGTTGCAAGCAGTGAGGACAGCAGCCAGCAGAAGAGCCAGCCAAAGCGTGTGTTTCATAGTGCTAAATAAGTGTCGAACAGACAAGCTATGAGCAGAGGAGGTTCCTGAATACTGCTAACCAGCCAACAAATATGCAGGCTGTAACCGGATTCGTATGCCAACCCGATAACGGCATTTGTGCTATTTCCGCATGATAAGGCTACGGGCCGGAAAAGCGACACAGATTACACTTACCACGTGCTGTACGCCGCCGCCAAGGACAAGAAGCTGCTGGTGGTAAAGAAATTCTGGCATGGTTGCATGTCGGTCGGCGCTGATAATCAGTATGCTTACAACAATATAGGGCAACCCCTTTATCATTTGGTAACGTATAAAGCCCGGCCAAAGTCCTTATCTTTGAGGCCGGTTCAGTCAAACATTCACTTCCCCCTTACATGAAAAAGAATTACTTACTGGTGTCGGCGCTGCTGCTGGCGGCTGCTACTTCCCGTGGCCAGGGCACCGAATTGTTTCTCTCGGAGTACAATGAAGGAGCTCACCAGTCAGGCCTGAGCTACAATGGTGGCGTTTCCAACTCGACCGGCAACGAGCGGGCAGTGGAAATCTTCAACCCCACCACGTCGGCTGTTAACCTGAATGCCTATTCCATCCGTCGCTACTCCAACGGCAGCACTACGCCGGTTGATGAGGAGCGTCTGATGCGCACAACGGGTGCTAACACGCTGAACTCGGCGGCGGCTTTCGTGTATGCCAACGGTGAGGCTACCCTCACGGACCTCACCACCAAGGCTAACCAGCGCGGCGCTACGCCTTACAATACCAACGGAGCCAACTACATCAGCCAGGGCGGTGCCCCAACCGGCAACGTAACCTACTTCAACGGCGACGACGCTCTGGGCCTGGTACGCTGGACGGGCGGCACGGCTGGCGTTGGGACGGCAGTATTGGTTGATATTTTTGGTGTAATCGGCAACCAGCCGCTACCATCGGGTGGCGGTACGGGCACGGGCCAGTGGAGCGGTACCAACCCCGCTGATGCTCCTGTTATCGTGAACGGTGTGAGCGTACAGCCTTTGGTAGCTTCGGCTAACCAGTCGCTGATGCGTCGGGCTTCGGTTTCGTCGGGCACTCGTGTCAATCCAGCCGTTGCTTCTTACAATATTGCCGATCAGTGGGAAGCGTATAGCTTTGCTTTCCCTCCCGGAGGTACCTCCAACCCCGCTGGCCAGAGCTACTCGCGCCTCGGTGAGCACAACGACTACACCGGCCCTTTCGGCACCTACGGTCCGTTGAAAGTTCTGGAGAAATTTAACAACGGCATCAGCGTGTATCCGAACCCCGCTAGCGGCTCGGCTACCATCGAGCTGAAAGATGTAAAAGTGGGTTCTATCGTCGTGCTCAACGGCCTGGGTCAGCGCATCTCGGCTCAGCCGCAGGGCTTGGCTTCTGAGAAAATTACCCTCGACATCTCGGGCCTGAAAGCTGGTCTGTACTTCGTGCAGTTCGTGTCGAAGGATGGTCAGACCACGCTCTACAAAGAGCTGATGGTGAAGTAAACGACTGACAGAACCGGACGCGTCATCTGTGTTTCGCTTCTGTACTGTCTACCTGAAAGGCCGCTTCCAACGAAGCGGCCTTTTTGTTTGCACATCTGGCTGAAGCCCACGCCAACCGTAACAGCGGGGCTCAGGCGCAGTTGCGTACCTTTGCCTTCTGGTAGCTCATGTCTGTTTTTGCGTAATGCAGGCCGGCCCGGCTACCCAATTTCTTCAACTCACTGATCTTATGAGCGACGTCACTCCTCTCGATGAAGTAGGCGAATTCGGCTTGATCCGCCGTATTCAGGACACTGTACAACTCAACCAACCCAGCACCATCCTCGGTATCGGCGACGACGCGGCTATTCTGGCTCCAGCGGCCGGGCAGGAGCTAGTTATTAGTACCGATCTGCTGGTGGAAGGCGTGCATTTCGACCTCACGTTCTGCCCCCTCAAACACCTGGGCTACAAGGCCGTGGCCGTAAATGTATCGGATGTGGCGGCTATGAATGCCCTGCCCACCCAGATTGTGGTGGCGCTGAGCGTACCGGCGCGCTTCTCGGTAGAAGCAGTAGAGGAACTCTACGAAGGCATTCGGCTGGCCTGCGAAGCCTACAACGTGGATCTAGTGGGTGGCGACACCACCGGCAGCCGCTCGGGCCTCACAATTGGCATCACGGCGCTGGGCCAAGTGGAAGCCGGCAAAGCCGTGCGCCGCAGCGGAGCCGGCCCCAACGACCTGCTCTGTGTAACCGGCGACCTGGGCGGGGCCTACCTGGGCCTTCAGGTGCTGGAGCGCGAAAAGCAAGCCTGGCAGGCCGACCCCGAAACCCAGCCCGAGCTGGAGAAATACCCTTATGTGTTGCAGCGCCAGCTCCGCCCCGAGGCCCGCATGGACGTGGTGCACGAACTGCACGACCTGGGCGTAGTGCCCACCAGCATGATTGACATTTCCGACGGACTGGCTTCCGAAGTGCTGCACCTGTGCGCCGCCAGCGGCACCGGGGCCCGCGTGTTCACCGAGAATCTGCCTATTGCCAACCCCACACTGGAAGTGGCCGAGGAGTTCAACCTCGACCCCATTATGTGCATGCTCAACGGCGGCGAGGACTACGAGCTGCTCTTCACCGTACCGCTGTCAGACCACGACAAAATCAAGAACCACCCCGATATCACCATCATCGGCCACATGGTAGCCAGGAGCGAAGGCGCCAATCTTATCACCAAAGCCGGCCAGCCCATTCCGCTGCGGGCGCAAGGGTTCAACCATTTTGAGTAAAAGCCCTAGGCTGTTAACATTATGAGTAGCTGAAAATTATCGTTATGAAACGGAGATGCGCTTTGAAATAATATTCAAAGAGGGTATTAAGTTATATCCGTCTGAAATTGATATTTCGGATGGATATTTTACCGCACACGATGGATTCTATTCACAGAAACTAATAGATGAATGGGAAAAAGCCGAAAAGCGAGCTATATCTATTAGTGAATGGCATGAACTAATCTGCTGGAATTTGTATCAGGTAATGCATAACGCAGCGAAAGAAGATTTCATGAATAATGTTTTCTGCTTGCGCCCCGCAGGTATTAATCCTGAGTCAGTTAAGATATACCTAGAGCAGCACCTTAACGGACCTGAGTACAAGGATATGTTGCTACTCTATGAACACTAAAAAAGGGCTTGCCTTCTGGCAAGCCCTTTTTTAGTGTTCATAGACTGTGGATCAGTCTTCCGGGTAGGGGATGTAGACGAAGTTGGTGAACTCCTCGTCCAGCACGAACAGGCAGCAGTACTCGTCGGCGTCGCGGTAGGTGCTTTGGAAGGCTTCAATGCCTTCCTGGCCGACGATGCCCTGCTGCACGAACAGCTCCAGATAGCTGGCAAATACGTGCCACTCCAGGTTTAGCTCGTCGGCGTTGATGAGCAGGCCGCCCAGCGGCACCTCCTGGCGGGCAAACACGAAGATGGGATACTTGGAAATATCCCGCTTGCGGATCTGCGAGGAAGCCTCGCTCAGCGTATCAGAAACGGTAGCAAAATCCTTGGTGATGGTGCCAAGGTATTTGCCGTTCAGTTCAGGGTCGTTGGTGTAGTCCATATATTCTGTCTTCAACTTGGCAATCTGCCCATAAGAGCTGCTATACGCAAATACTCTTCGGATTCAACGAAATCCAGTGATTCTTGAATCAAGTTTTGTGTAGCTATTTGCTGGTCTGCTGGCAGAGTCTCTTTGAATTGCATATTACGTAGGGCTCTTAATAACGCACTTTCACTATCGGACCTAATAGGTACTTCCTGCCCATTAAGCAAGAAGCATCCCGGTGTATTACCGTACGGCTGCTTTTCAAGAAACATTGTTTGACCGAACTCTACATTGAATGCGCTGCCATTATTATCAATGAGCTTGAGCGTGACTGAGCCGCCATCCATCCAAGCTATTAAATCATCTAGCAACAGTGGGTTCTCAAAGTTTATATCTGCCAGAAAATTTTCCATTCCACAAATAATTAGCAGCTACCGCAGCTCCAGCAGTACCACATTCTCCACATGGTGCGTGTGCGGGAACATGTCTACGGGCTGCACTTTCACCACTTTGTAGGCTTCGTCCAGCAGCTCCAGGTCGCGGGCCTGGGTGCCGGGGTTGCAGCTGACGTACACGATGCGGGGGGCGCGCATTTCGAGAAGGCGAGCCACTACGTCGGGGTGCATGCCGGCACGGGGCGGGTCGGTGATGACCACGTCGGGGCGTCCGTGCCTGGCAATGAACTCGGCGTTGAGCACGTCCTTCATGTCGCCGGCGTAGAACTCGGTGTTGGTGGTGCCGTTGATTTCGGAGTTGATGTAGGCGTCCTTCACGGCCGATTCCACATACTCCACGCCCACGACGTGCTTGGCCTGCCGGGCCACGAAGTTGGCGATGGTGCCGGCGCCGGTGTAGAGGTCATACACCAGCTCCGAGCCGGTAAGCTGGGCGAAGTCGCGGGTGATTTTGTAGAGGTTGAAGGCGCCCTCAGAGTTGGTCTGGTAGAAGGATTTCGGGCCGACGCGGAAGCGCAGGCCTTCCATTTCCTCGTGAATGTGCGGCTCGCCCTTGTAGCACACCACCTCCAGGTCGTGGAAGGTTTCGTTGCCCTTGTCGTTGAGTACGTAATTGAGGGAAGTGATTTGCGGGAACCGTTCGTGCAGGAAATCCAGCAGCGGAAACAGCGCGTCGTGGGCGTAGTAGCACTGCAGAATCACCATCAGGTCGCCGGTATTGGCCGTGCGGATGATGAGGTTGCGCAGGAAGCCTTCCTGGGTCACGAGGTTGTTGAAGGGCAACTCGTGCTCCAGGGCGTAGTCGCGCACGGCCAGCCGGATCTGGTTGCTGGGGTCGGGCTGCAGCCAGCAGTGGTTGATGTCGAGGATCTTGTCGAAGCGGCCGGGCGTATGGAAGCCCAGCACGCGCCGTTCGTAGTTGTGGCCGCTGGCAATCTGCTCGTTGGTGAGCCAGCCGTTGTGGCTGAAGGTGTACTCCAGCTTGTTGCGGTAGTAGGTCTGGTCGGGCGAAGGCTGAATGGGTAGGATTTCGGGCAGGGCTACCTTGCCGATACGCTGCAACGTGTCGGCCACCTGCTGGTGCTTAAACTTGAGCTGCGTATCGTAGCCCAGATGCTGCCACTTGCAGCCCCCGCAGGTGCCGAAATGCTCGCAGAACGGCTGCACGCGCAGCTCGGAATACTTGTGGAAGTGCGTGGGCACAGCCTCCAGGAAGTTCTTCTTGGCCTTGGTCACGCGCAGGTCCACCACGTCGCCGGGGGCCACTTGCGTTACAAAGATGACCAGGTTCTCGCGGCGCACCAGGCACTTGCCCTCGGCCACCATGTCGGTAATTTCGACTTCGCGGAGCAGCTCCGCCGGGATGTTTTTAACTGATTTCCTCACCGGACAAAGGTAATCACGGATTACAGCGGATTTGACCGATTGGTCGGATTTTGTGGACGACAGCTCGGAAGCCGTGTCGACCACCGCGGAACTCGTGTCGACCCCTGCGGAAGTCGTGTCGACCAGTCTGGGAGTTGTGTCAACCGGCCCGGGAGTTGTGTCGAACGCTCTGAAAGTCTTGTCGACCGGCCCGGAACCTTTGTCGACCGGCCTGGAAGCCGTATCGGAACCGAGGCGAATAAAAAAGGCGCTTCAGATGAAGCGCCTTTTTCAAATCAAACGAAGCAGAATGGGCTACGAAACCAGGTGAATCTGCAACATCCGTGGTCCTATTTCACCACTTCAAACCAGCCTTTGTAGGAACGGCCGCCGGGCAGTTCCAGTAGGTAGTAGTAGACGCCGGCCGAGGCATTGGCCCCGTCGTAGGTGTTGCGGTAGTCGGTGGTTTTGTAGACTTCCTTGCCCCAGCGGTTGAAGATAGACAGCTTGCTGCCGCTGTACAGCTCCACGTTCTTGATGATGAACTGGTCGTTGAGGCCGTCGTTGTTGGGCGTTACCACGTTGTAGAACGTCAGGTCGTTGGCGAAAGTAACGCAGGCCTCATTGGAGTTGGAACGCAGGGTGCCCGGCCCTACGGCCTCTACGCGGAAACACTGGTCGAAGCCGGCGCTGCCCGTGGTGAGTTGCACGCTGGTGCCACTGGCCCCAACGGTTTGCATCAGTTCAGCAGTCCCACCGGCGGTGCGGCGGTAGATGCGGTAGAGCTGTACTGGGAAGCCTTGGTACGGGTTCCAGGTCACGGTTACTTTGCCTTCGTCGCGGCCTGTACCGCCTTCCACGGCCGTAGCCTGCGCCCGGATGGTGGTGTGCGTTGGGCTGAAGAGCTGGGTGCCGCAGGAGTTGGTGAGCAGCAGTTGGTACTCGTACACGTTGGCATCGGCATCCACACCACTATCGGTGTAGGAAGTGCTGGTATTGGCAATATTGCCCACCGGCTGGAAGGGGTTGCCACTGCCCGACACGCGCCGCCGAATGCTGATCTGACTGGTGTTGTTGGTGTTGTTGAGAGCCTGCAGGGTCAGGTTGATTTTGCGGTCATCCTGTGCATCTACAGAGGCAACAAACAGCGCCACGTTGGCATTGTCGGGGCGCACAGTGAAGGTGGCGGCGCAGTTGGCGCTGGCCGTATCGACCACGGAAATAGTAGCGTTGGTGCTGCCGGCCGGGAAATCAACCCGGATGGTGCCCGTGCGCTGCCCGCTCACAATGGTGCCACCCGTGACGCTCCAGCGGTAGGTGGTCAGCAGCGACGACTGACCGATGGTGTAGCTCAGGCCGGTGCGGCTTTCGGGGCAATAATTTGCCGGGCCGGTAATAGCCAGCGGCGGCACCACGCTTACGGAAGTGGAGTACAGCGGGCCCGAGCAGCCACTGGTATTGGTTTCGCGCACCGTCACGGTGTATGTACCCGCCGTCGTAGCCGTTACGGGCAGTGTGCCGCCAGGGCTAGTTTGCGGTACGCCGTTTACGGTCCAGGCATAGGTGGAGCCAGTGGCGCCGGGCAGCGAGAAGGTGAGCGGGCCTTGGCTGACGCAGGCGCGGTTGGGGCCAGCCACCAGCAGGTTGGTAGCGGGCGAGGGCAGCACGTTTACGTAGAGGGTGTCGCTCTGGCCCAGGCAGCGGCCACCGGCCGGGTTGCTAGATTCCGTCACAACGAGCTTGGCCCGGCCGGGCTGGGTGAAGTTCACCTGCACTGTATTCTGGCTGGAGCTTACCTGCGTGCCGCCGATAATTTGCCAGCCGTAGGTAGAGCCGTTGGTGAGCTGGGTCTGGTACGTGAACGGGCCGTTGGCGAGGCACACGGTGAGCGGACCAGTGGGCCGCTGGGTTACGAGCTGCTGATTCACGCGCACCGGGAACACCACCGTATCGGAGGAGCAGCCGAGGCTATTAACCTGGAAGGCTCTCACGCTGGCTGTGGGAGTGGCCGTACCCCAGTTGACGGTGATGGCCGCTGTGCCCTGGCCGCTGGCCAGGGTGCCACC
This genomic window contains:
- the thiL gene encoding thiamine-phosphate kinase, whose protein sequence is MSDVTPLDEVGEFGLIRRIQDTVQLNQPSTILGIGDDAAILAPAAGQELVISTDLLVEGVHFDLTFCPLKHLGYKAVAVNVSDVAAMNALPTQIVVALSVPARFSVEAVEELYEGIRLACEAYNVDLVGGDTTGSRSGLTIGITALGQVEAGKAVRRSGAGPNDLLCVTGDLGGAYLGLQVLEREKQAWQADPETQPELEKYPYVLQRQLRPEARMDVVHELHDLGVVPTSMIDISDGLASEVLHLCAASGTGARVFTENLPIANPTLEVAEEFNLDPIMCMLNGGEDYELLFTVPLSDHDKIKNHPDITIIGHMVARSEGANLITKAGQPIPLRAQGFNHFE
- the rlmD gene encoding 23S rRNA (uracil(1939)-C(5))-methyltransferase RlmD translates to MRKSVKNIPAELLREVEITDMVAEGKCLVRRENLVIFVTQVAPGDVVDLRVTKAKKNFLEAVPTHFHKYSELRVQPFCEHFGTCGGCKWQHLGYDTQLKFKHQQVADTLQRIGKVALPEILPIQPSPDQTYYRNKLEYTFSHNGWLTNEQIASGHNYERRVLGFHTPGRFDKILDINHCWLQPDPSNQIRLAVRDYALEHELPFNNLVTQEGFLRNLIIRTANTGDLMVILQCYYAHDALFPLLDFLHERFPQITSLNYVLNDKGNETFHDLEVVCYKGEPHIHEEMEGLRFRVGPKSFYQTNSEGAFNLYKITRDFAQLTGSELVYDLYTGAGTIANFVARQAKHVVGVEYVESAVKDAYINSEINGTTNTEFYAGDMKDVLNAEFIARHGRPDVVITDPPRAGMHPDVVARLLEMRAPRIVYVSCNPGTQARDLELLDEAYKVVKVQPVDMFPHTHHVENVVLLELR
- a CDS encoding T9SS type A sorting domain-containing protein — encoded protein: MKKNYLLVSALLLAAATSRGQGTELFLSEYNEGAHQSGLSYNGGVSNSTGNERAVEIFNPTTSAVNLNAYSIRRYSNGSTTPVDEERLMRTTGANTLNSAAAFVYANGEATLTDLTTKANQRGATPYNTNGANYISQGGAPTGNVTYFNGDDALGLVRWTGGTAGVGTAVLVDIFGVIGNQPLPSGGGTGTGQWSGTNPADAPVIVNGVSVQPLVASANQSLMRRASVSSGTRVNPAVASYNIADQWEAYSFAFPPGGTSNPAGQSYSRLGEHNDYTGPFGTYGPLKVLEKFNNGISVYPNPASGSATIELKDVKVGSIVVLNGLGQRISAQPQGLASEKITLDISGLKAGLYFVQFVSKDGQTTLYKELMVK